A stretch of Pseudoprevotella muciniphila DNA encodes these proteins:
- a CDS encoding metallophosphoesterase family protein produces the protein MTRIGLLSDTHGFWDSRYEQYFAECDEIWHAGDIGTTEIADRLNAIKPLTAVYGNIDGEDLRRCYPELIRFKCEEVEILMKHIGGYPGNYDRSIRQNIFNNPPKLFISGHSHILKVVYDKNLQLLHINPGAAGIQGWQKARTLVRFTIDRTEIKDVEVIELGVDS, from the coding sequence ATGACACGCATCGGACTTCTATCTGATACCCACGGCTTCTGGGACAGCCGCTACGAGCAGTATTTCGCAGAATGTGACGAAATATGGCATGCAGGAGACATCGGGACAACGGAAATTGCAGATCGTCTGAATGCCATAAAACCACTCACTGCGGTATATGGCAATATCGATGGCGAAGATTTGCGCCGATGCTATCCGGAACTTATCAGATTTAAGTGCGAAGAAGTGGAAATCCTTATGAAGCACATCGGTGGTTATCCGGGAAACTACGACAGGAGCATACGTCAGAACATTTTCAACAACCCGCCTAAACTCTTTATTTCCGGGCATTCGCACATTCTGAAAGTGGTTTACGACAAGAACCTGCAACTCCTGCACATCAACCCGGGGGCAGCAGGCATACAGGGCTGGCAGAAGGCAAGGACTCTCGTGCGTTTCACTATCGACAGGACAGAAATCAAAGACGTTGAAGTCATCGAACTCGGCGTTGACAGTTGA